Proteins encoded in a region of the Coffea eugenioides isolate CCC68of chromosome 4, Ceug_1.0, whole genome shotgun sequence genome:
- the LOC113769326 gene encoding uncharacterized protein LOC113769326, producing MTNILARLVEQQGQAPVNQPRDPEMGQDRALERFQKFSPSKFLGGPDPEAAKRWLEAMINIFVTLNYTEDKQVHFAIFQFEGPARTWWNVIRAKWKREGTAWTLVNFVREFNEKYLPPIVQEKREDEFIKLRQGTLSISEYETQFTKLSKFALELITTEQRRVRRFVQGLNVEIQEA from the coding sequence ATGACTAATATTCTTGCTCGACTAGTAGAGCAGCAAGGTCAAGCCCCTGTTAATCAGCCTAGAGACCCTGAAATGGGACAAGATAGGGCCCTggagagatttcaaaagttttctccttcTAAGTTTCTTGGAGGACCGGACCCTGAGGCAGCTAAGAGGTGGTTGGAGGCTATGATCAATATTTTCGTTACCTTAAACTATACGGAGGATAAGCAGGTGCATTTCGctatatttcaatttgagggaccagcTAGGacctggtggaatgtaattagggcTAAATGGAAAAGAGAGGGGACTGCATGGACTTTAGTGAATTTTGTGcgggagtttaatgagaaatatctTCCACCGATAGTTCaggaaaagagggaggatgagtttattaaactccgtcagggaaccctaagtATATCTGAGTACGAGACTCAGTTCACTAAACTATCGAAATTTGCTCTCGAATTGATAactacggagcaaaggagggtTAGAAGGTTTGTACAGGGACTCAATGTAGAAATACAGGAGGCTTAG